The window AGTGATATCGACGATAGCCATGCTCGACAGAAAATTCGGCAAAATCCTCAGCGCCGAACAGATAGAAGAGCTAAAGACAGTCCAGGACATCCTCAACCTGATGATTTAACAATGAATAACGGCGTATTTGGACTTGAAGGACAAAAAATACTTATAACCGGCGCCTCCTCAGGCATCGGCAGAGCGACGGCACAGTTAGCCGCCGCACAGGGAGCCATATGCATAATCAACGGGCGTGACGGGACCAGACTGAACGAAACACTTTCAACTCTTGAGGGAGAAGGCCATATCGCGATAGCTTCTGAACTGACGCCTGAAAACTGCTCTGCGCTGGTCAAAGAAGCAGTCGCTAAAGCTGGAGCATTGAACGGCTTTGTCCATTGCGCCGGAATCGAAAAAACTTTGCCATTTCGTATGACAGAGCTTTCGGATTTGCACGAAATAATGTCCATTAACCTCGATTCCTATTGGGAGATAACGAAAGAGATACTAAAAAAGAAAAACCACGAACCGCAAAAACTATCTGTAGTCGCGATATCCTCTGTCGCCGGACAATACGGTGCGGCGGGCAAGACGGCATACGCGGCATCCAAAGGGGCTTTGATATCGCTAACAAAATCTCTGGCGGCAGAATATGCCGGCCAGGGAATAAGGTTCAACTGCGTGTGTCCCGGATATGTAAACACGCCCATGCTGGGCAACGTAAAGAGGCTCTACAGGACAGAACAGGATTTTGCAAACGCCATCGTGAAAAAGCACC is drawn from Cloacibacillus porcorum and contains these coding sequences:
- a CDS encoding acyl carrier protein, encoding MTIEEKITLIAETLDTDQDNIKPDAELKSIEEWDSMGVISTIAMLDRKFGKILSAEQIEELKTVQDILNLMI
- a CDS encoding SDR family NAD(P)-dependent oxidoreductase, producing MNNGVFGLEGQKILITGASSGIGRATAQLAAAQGAICIINGRDGTRLNETLSTLEGEGHIAIASELTPENCSALVKEAVAKAGALNGFVHCAGIEKTLPFRMTELSDLHEIMSINLDSYWEITKEILKKKNHEPQKLSVVAISSVAGQYGAAGKTAYAASKGALISLTKSLAAEYAGQGIRFNCVCPGYVNTPMLGNVKRLYRTEQDFANAIVKKHLLGLGEPDDVASAVVYLLSVAAKWLTGSVMNVDGGYNL